Part of the Nicotiana sylvestris chromosome 2, ASM39365v2, whole genome shotgun sequence genome, TGAAAATTTTGATGACCTTGTTGTTCCTTCCAAAAATTATTACTATTTCTTTGTTGATAAGAAAAATTACCTCTACCACGGTTGCCTCGATAGTTACTTCTACCACGACCTCTACCTCTGAAATTCTGGTATTTTTGATTTGTTTCTTTAGGATAACTTGTCTCTTCTTTTGCTTTAGGTTGATTCACCTTTGCTTGCAACGCCTCCTCCACTATTTCGGGTGTGTCTTGAGTTAGGGACATCTCATATGTCACCAATTCACCTTCTAAATCATCAAGTGTAAAAGTGCTAAGATCTTTGGTAGCCTCAAGAACCACTTCTTTGTGTGAAATTTTATACTCACGGACCGCAATATTTTTTCAACCACTTTAACTTCATCTAGTACTTCTCCATTGGTCCTCGTGTCGTTGACAATATTAGTAATCCTCGTAATGAATTCTTTAACGGACTCTGTTGGTTTCATTTGGGCCAACTCGTACTGTCTCCTTAGCTCTTGCAATTTGACTTTCTTTACGTCGACGGAACCTCGATGTGAATTCACCAAGATTCTCCAAGCCTCCTTAGTTGATTTTGCATGTAAAAATTTGTTAGATACACACAATTCAACCTTGCTGGTGAGATAGTAATGTGCCTTATAATCCAATTGTCTATTTTTCTCTAATTGCTTAGCTGCATCACCTATCAATGTTGTCCTTCTGGGGGTTCATTAAATCCTGTTTCAACAATGGACCATAATACAACAACATTGAAAAAACATTTCATATATTGATGTcaatcttcaaaattatttttgcCATCAAACATGAAAACTTGGCAATCATGTGAATATGGAGTATTCATATTTTTTTTAGGATCTCCACCGACTCCGACAGAATCTCACACATGCTCTGATGCCaatttgaaggattgaaaataCCCCGAAGAACAATTTAGGTACAAGCAAGAAATTTAGCAAAAACTATATAGAAAAAATTTATTAAACTAGGGAGAGAACTTGGTAGGAGGCTTTTTCACAACTCATAAACTCTTGAATCTCTCTACAAGAAAAAATAAGTAGTAGCACCCCTATTTATAATACTACAAAACCAAAAACCTATTCCAATATAAAATTGGTAAACATAAACCTAACtagacatgaattaaataaactacCAAACATCAAATCCTAGACAACTTAGGAATACTAATTAATCTTGGTTTAGTTTCCAACACACTTGTCCCTCATTAGTTGTATAAGAGTTTCCGGAGGGCCTTTAATGTGGTGGAATTTCTTAAGGTTTTGAGTTGATGGAATTTCTTCTTGCATTGCTGCTGGTCTCCTAATTGTTAAATTGGTTTCATTTATTGATGGCCGCATATCAGATTTTAAGAATGTCTCTATCGTGGGACATTATGTGAAGGACAGAACAAAGGATGCACAGTTTATAATCATAAGGTACTGCATTTGAGGTTATGTGATTCGCATCAATAAGAAACGAGCtgtttctcattttatttttgataCAATGCAGCCTTAGGAACAACATGTTTGAGCTGGCTGATCGGCTTATTGGCATCTATAAAACAGATAACTGCACAAAGAGTATCACCATTAACCCAGGAAGCTTTGTGGTTTCTCAGAAAGCTGCTTGAGTTGGTTCAAGAAATACTGATAGTAGAAATCCCTATGTTTCAATCTTTCCATGCTGCTAGAATAGTTCTCTGTTCTGTATTTTTGTGTGCAGTATTGCTGTGTATATTTGTAATAACTATCACGCAAACAATACTTCTGATACGTTAGAAAAAATATTCAGTAAGCACCGGTCAATTGGTTCCGTTTCACGTCATAATTGATTTTGGgtataaataaaaaatagaaattttcataaagcactaccttatagtagtaattagccatctatagaaatcatttgctatattactgAATATAGATACtttttctgtggttataagatgtatttgatgtatttaaactATTGTATTCacgaatacaatagcaaaaataggcgtgaatcagggaagtcaaattaatcagttgttgtattcgagtgtattcaactgtattcatggagtgaaatatGGGATTATAgctggacaaattattgtattcgactgtattcacggcatgAAATAGGgaattacactgtttttaaaacggaaagtgaatcaattaacataatagactcttaatataactcaacaaactcaattataacacacaaattttgtatttttcagttataaaaaagattctcaaccacaAAATACAATGAAATAGATAGAATACagagggatacattgaaatacaatgagaaaaaaagacacagaatacaatgaaatacatggaatacaacgagatacattgtattacaatgaaaaaaaatagtgaatacaataaaatacaccGAAATACattgaaatgctcttaaaaaaagGTAACAGAATCTTCAAATTGCTCAACCCAATTTGAAGATTCAGACGACCTATTTTAGACGACCTATTTTAATCGACAATTTTCCGACGACCCATCGGATTCCGACCATGATTCCATAAGCTGAGGTATTTTACTTATGGCATCTACAGTACCGGCGAAGTCAAATAATCCACTACACAACTTTGATTTTTCTCACTAGAAAAATGGAATAATCGTCATCATCAACGTTGCTGCTCATCCAAGCTGGATATTCGGAAAGCATTGTGTTTTCCTGGTGGTTCAAATCTCATGATTTCTCAATTCAACAAGGACAACTTACACGATTCTGCAGTGTATCTAAATCTGATATTTCCCTTAAAGCCTTCAGGAGAGGATTGCCAATCTCCGGTTCTCACTTGGGAAGTTCCTTTAGCAATGGAGTTTAGGACCACTGCAACAACTAGACTACTTCCATCAACAACTAGAAACTTTGGACAAACGCTGCTGCTCATCCAAGCTGTCGGCGGCGGCTCAGTTTCGATGTGTGAATCCTTCGAGTGGTTCGTTAGTCATAAAGGAGTGATTTGCCGTGATTGCTCGCCGGTCACTGATCCGTGATCTTGTTTCATCGGCACTAGGATATGACTCTTTAATAGGATGGAGGAAGAAaatgagatgtatcaaagtagagagagaaagaaaataatgtaACTGATTAACGTATTTAGTGGCTCAGGGTTAGGGGTaactaaaattaaatattttgctataaaccttaaaaggtatctatagaatataatttttttaaatggtatttatttaaaataaataaggtgttaacatttgctataggaggtaaaactTCTGATAAAAAACAGCAATTCTTATATGTCTAGATAAGATAGAAATATTTCTCTTTGGGATTtgatgtaattttttttaatactAATCAATATAATAAAAATTGTCAACTTTTAAATATATAATATAAGATAACATATTTTCCTTTAGGATTTAACTTATAGTGACAGTAGAAAGAAATTTTACACTAAGTTTAATTTGTTTCGTGCAATCAATTGCTTGGTTTATTTTTAGGTAATTGTTTTCATTTATTATGAAcaattatttgtaattattttttaaataacttGAAAGTATGAAACGATAACTTCTTTCCTTTGACAGTTAACATATGACATTAGGCATCATAAAACCAAAATTCAGGCAACATCACATGACAGACTACAGAAACCTCTGTAAGCCATCAGGCAGGTCACCACAAATATCGCAAATAgttatatcaaaatatcattgtAAAGTATGGCACTACCATCGAAGTTGGCAAATACAAGGGCAGCTTCATTTTCAATCATTGGCTCTAAACTCCAAATGCACCACCCCGGTCATATCTTCAACACCAGGAAAAATACATGCCAAAGGCTAACAACATTCTTTCGAGAGTTGATTTAAGGTAATTCATGCTTATATTTCCAAAAGCATCTAaataaaatttaaacaatttgacCGAATCACTCAGAAGATCAGAATTGGTACACACTTTTGGAATGACGAGATGAGGGTGTAAATGGAACAAAGTGACTAGCTCCGTGTCCAAATTGCCATACTTACGAGTGATATGATTTATTCATAATATTACAAGATTCAAAATGTTATTAGCACACTGTTTATCATACCAAGAAATGGGAATTGGGAAGTAATTGATCTTGTGGAGTTGAACCCCAAGTGATTGATAcccttttccccaaattttcaaaAGTCTACGCGTGATAAAGTAAGGGGAAAGATCGTATACATTATTATTTTTGACTTTTTAACTTCAATTATGCATTCTTCCTACGTAATAATGTTGTTGATACTCCTTCTATTCCATTTTATATGATATATCTTTTGTTTTAATATATTCAAAAAAGAATAATacgttttaattaattttttactttAAATTTCTCAATTACCTTTAAAGACATGTTTTTGTATGCATAAAAAAGATTATAACATATTTAAGTCTTAAGAAAATAAGTAATAAGAATATTCGTATATGTATCGAAGTCTATGTCTCTCTTTTTTTCGTGCCTAGTAATATCATAGTATTAAAAATAAGGAAATTTTACCTCCTAATAGCAAAGGTAAACACCGtatttattataaaccaaaatcattttaaattattattttctatagctaccttttatattggaaaaatttcatattaaaacaactGGGCTGCTTCCTTTTCAACTTTATAgtccatatttcaatttacaattgAATAGCCCAAAAATTAGAGGCCCATATCCGAAAAAGGGGCGTTATTTCCGTTTTTGGGGAGTAAGAAGCGGGATTTTCTTTGTTTCAGCTTGATTTTCTCTGATTCTTTCCAATCTTCTTCCCCAAATACTACAAAAACGAGATCTTGCGATCAATGCAGCTCCAAACACCCTAgaatttcttcaatttttttgctACAAATCAGCACAATTCTCATTTTTTGCTGcaattttgattttaattttttgttcGATGGAGTTTTTTCCAGTTTACGTTCTTCATAGTGGTGAATGGGAAGAAAACAAGTTTATCAATTTCGTCAGCGATTGTGTAATAATAGAGTCGACATTCAGCTACAACAATTTAGTTGCAGCTATTTCAGAACAGATTAGGATCAATAGTAAGTTAAACACAATAGAGATTAACTTTCTCCCAAATGAAGGTTTGCAACCGATTCTGATATACAATGATACAAGTGTAAAAGTGTATAtcgaattaaagaagaaaagcttGAATTTCACTAAATATCCCATGTTTGTGACAGTGAAAGAGATTTATGATAATCGTTTGGTTGCTACAAGTTCCAGTTGTTTGGTTGCTACAAGTTCAAGTTGTTTGGTTGTTACAAGTTTCAATTCTATAGATGTATCCACAATTGATAGCACTGAGATTATGCCTGATATCGAATTGATTGAAAACACGAAACTTAGTGAAAACACAGGTATAATAGATAATATGTTGAACGAATTTGTTGAGAAGGATCAAGTTTATAAAGATAAAGAGACAGTTATGAATGTGATGAAGGACTTGGCTGTACGCGAGAGGTTCCAATTCAAGGTGAAGAGATCTAGTGCAACAAAGTATGTCATTAATTGTAtattatgttatatatatatatatatatatatatatatatgtataaatatgtataaattagtATATATTCGTATATAGGTATTAAAATTAGTATATATGTAGTTATGTTTTTGTATACAAGTGTATTAGAAGTTGAATGATCTTTAATCCTAGGTATCACCTTATGTGTGTGGATGATAGTTGTGCTTGGAATTTCAAATCTTCTGCCGTTTTCAAGGCAAACATATTCAAAGTGAGAAGTTACAATAATAATCACACATGCGGCTATGGTGAAAGATACTTAACACAACGTCAAGCTACTTCAGGTGTAATTGCTAGTATAGTCAAGGATAAGTATGTTAATCCAAAAAAAGTTTACACCGCAAATGATATAATAGAGGACATACAAAAGCAACACGGGATTGAAGTGAGCTACATGAAAGCATGGAGAGCTAAAGAGATAGTAATGACAATGATAAGAGGGAGTCCGAGTGATTCATATAAGGAATTGCCAAAGTATTTTTATATGTTGGAGCAAACAAATCCAGGAACGGTTACAAAGTTGCACAAATCAGAAGATGGATGCTTTCTTTATGCATATGTTTCGCTAAATGCATCTATCAAGGGCTGGGAGCATTGCAGACCGATAATGGTTGTTGACGAAAGTTTCCTTAAAGCAGCATATAAGGGTACCATCTTGACTTCTTGCACACATGATGGAGCTGGTGAGTTGACTGCATCTACCTTGTTTTTGCAGTTTGTATAATATTGTAGTTtcatgtataaaagtgtataggATTTCACAACTGTTGTTTTTATAAAATTTGCAGTTGGTATAAAgttgtataattgtgtataagATTTGTATAATTGTCTGAATCCTAATATCTATTTTATATAAACaggaaaaatccttccacttgcATATGCAATTGTAGATTCAGAGAATAACAAATCTTGGGAATGGTTCTTTGTCCAGATAAAGGGTACTTTTGGAGTTAGGGAAGGGATGTGTATAGTTTCAGATAGAAATGAAAGCATCTTCAATGCCACAAAAACTGTGTACCCAGAAGTACCACATTGTATTTACTTTCACTTGTGGCAGAATGTAAAGCGCACATTCAAGAAACATCACAAACAATTGAAGGATATCTTCTTTGCTTTGGCTAGAGCTTACACGATAGAGAAGTTTGAGTACCATATGACAGAGATGTGCAAAATTGATCCGAGGGTGCAACCTTACTTGTTCGAAGTTGGCTACGAAAGGTGGTCTAGGGCATATTCCAAAGTGAAAAGGTCGATGGTAATGACTTCCAATATTGCAGAGTCAATTAATGCAGTCAAGGATGCTAGAGAGTTACCAGTAATGCGATTGCCGGAGTACATGACAAATTTGCTACAACAGTGGAACAACAAAAACAGAAAAAGTGCAATGGAGACATCTACAGAGCTTGGTGAAAAGTATGACAAACTCCTTCGGGAAAATCTAATTGCATCGGAGCAAATGACGGTAAAATCAATCAAATATAATGATGCTTGACACTGCTGACTTGCATTTTACTGCTTGTATAAGTATGTATAACTTTGTATATTAATGTATAAtgttttttaactttttttttttaaaaaaacttttgCAGGTGAGCCCTGCTACAGAGCATTTATATACTGTGTTTGAAGGGGTAAGACGAAACATAGTGTGCCTTGAAGAGGGAACATGCAGTTGCGGAAAATTTCAAATGGATGAACTTCCATGTCTGCATGCTTGGGCGGTTTTGAAGAACCAGCAGCTGAAACCTGGACAGTATTGCTCTTTTTACTACAAGAAGGATAAACTCCTTAGAACTTATGAATTTCCAGTGAATCCGATGCCAGATGAGAGTTTATGGGTAATCCCAATAGAGGTGATGAAAGATGTGGTCCTACCACCTAAATGGAGAAGGAATGCAGTAAGGCCAAGAAAGGAAAGACTCAGACCTGCTTTAGAAAAAGAGTCTAAGAAGGCGTTTTCATGTTCTGTGTGTAGACAAGGTGGTCACAATAGAAAAACATGTAGAAATCGACCAAAATA contains:
- the LOC104235764 gene encoding uncharacterized protein, which produces MEFFPVYVLHSGEWEENKFINFVSDCVIIESTFSYNNLVAAISEQIRINSKLNTIEINFLPNEGLQPILIYNDTSVKVYIELKKKSLNFTKYPMFVTVKEIYDNRLVATSSSCLVATSSSCLVVTSFNSIDVSTIDSTEIMPDIELIENTKLSENTGIIDNMLNEFVEKDQVYKDKETVMNVMKDLAVRERFQFKVKRSSATKYHLMCVDDSCAWNFKSSAVFKANIFKVRSYNNNHTCGYGERYLTQRQATSGVIASIVKDKYVNPKKVYTANDIIEDIQKQHGIEVSYMKAWRAKEIVMTMIRGSPSDSYKELPKYFYMLEQTNPGTVTKLHKSEDGCFLYAYVSLNASIKGWEHCRPIMVVDESFLKAAYKGTILTSCTHDGAGKILPLAYAIVDSENNKSWEWFFVQIKGTFGVREGMCIVSDRNESIFNATKTVYPEVPHCIYFHLWQNVKRTFKKHHKQLKDIFFALARAYTIEKFEYHMTEMCKIDPRVQPYLFEVGYERWSRAYSKVKRSMVMTSNIAESINAVKDARELPVMRLPEYMTNLLQQWNNKNRKSAMETSTELGEKYDKLLRENLIASEQMTVSPATEHLYTVFEGVRRNIVCLEEGTCSCGKFQMDELPCLHAWAVLKNQQLKPGQYCSFYYKKDKLLRTYEFPVNPMPDESLWVIPIEVMKDVVLPPKWRRNAVRPRKERLRPALEKESKKAFSCSVCRQGGHNRKTCRNRPK